The DNA window AACACTTCAATCTTACGTTCTGCTTCTTCTAATTTTTGCCGGCAAAACTTTGCCAGCTCAACACCCTTTTCATAATATTGAATAGATTGTTCCAGAGTCAGTTCACCGGACTCTAACTTTGAAGCTATTGCTTCAAGTTCTTCCAGCGCATCCTCAAAGGTTATTTTTTTAGCCTTTTTTTCCAAAGCTCACCTCTTCATGTACCATCTGGACATCACACTGCATTGACCCGTCATATACAATAACTCTGACGTTATCTCCCTGTTGGACCTTCTTGATTGAAGAAATTACCTGTGAATCTTTAAGTGTAATGGAATACCCACGCTTCAGCACGCTTACCGGTGAAAGGTGCTCTAACTTACTTGCTTGCATCATAAAGATGTGCCAGTAGTTTTGCAATCTATTTTTTATAATAAGCTCTAAATCCTTAACCTTACTTACACGCTCTTTTGTTTCTGCAATTCGTTTTTGCATCAACGACTGTATTTTGTTTTCAATGTCAGCCAAAGTAAGTTCGTAGTATTCAACCAGACTCATTGGATTTTGAAAGACTCTGCGTTTGGTAACGAGCATTATGCGATTAGCAAACGACTGGACCATCATTGAAAGTCGCCGCGTCATACGCAAGGTGTAATTGTCAATGGCAGCCATAAGCTCTGCTTTTACTGGCACTGCAATCTCGGCTGCGGCTGATGGTGTTGGTGCAGCAACATCTGCTGCTAAATCGCTTAACGGGTGGTCAATCTGATGCCCCACAGCCGATATAATAGGTACTGCTGAATAAGCAAACGCACGCACTACCGCTTCCTCATTAAATGCCATCAAATCCTCAAAAGAGCCACCGCCACGGCCAGCAATAATGACATCCACTCCCCACTGTGGATTATTGAGCTCCTTAATCCCTGTAACTATCGACTCAACTGCACCTTCACCCTGCACCTTTGCCGGTGCAAGTATAATCTCAATATTGGGAAAGCGGCGCATTGCCACTTTAATAATATCACGGATAGCTGCCCCCGTAGGTGAGGTAACCACACCAATTCGCCTGGGTAATACCGGAAGCGGTTTTTTGCGTTCAGGCGCAAACAACCCTTCTTTATGTAATTTTTCTTTAAGCTTTTCAATCTTCTGTAAAAGTTCGCCCAGGCCTTCTTTGCGGATTTTATACACAATAAACTGATACGAACCGCGTTTTTCAAATACCGTCACTCCGCCAAACACCACTACGCTCATGCCTTCTTCAAGCCTGAAATCCAAATGCTTGTTGGCGTGCTTGAAAAAAACAGCCTGCATTACCGCACCCTCATCTTTTAAGGAAAAATAAATGTGCCCTGACGAATGGTAAGTAAGGTTTGAAATCTCACCCTTCACCCACACACCATTAAGCTGCGGTGTTGACTCAATCAGCTGTTTCAGTATTCCCGTAATATCGCTTACGGAATACACTGTTTCATGATTTTCTATCTTTTCTATCATAGATCACTCAAAGGGCAAATGAACAGTTCCTTGATAAATGGTTCCCCGCAAAATATCAAGCGTTACCTCCTGGCCCTGTTTCAGATTGATTTCATTAATAGCGATCCCACCAATGACAGGAATTTCGTGCTCCCTGCAGTAATGGATGATGGGTGCACTGATGCTACATTCACTGGTTATCACAGCCTTTGGCTTTGTGCCTTTAATGTGCGCTATATCATGAGTCACAACAATAGTATTGGGCGATAGTTCAACGGATTGACTTGTTCCTATGATACCATGAACCACCCCTTCGCCAAATCCTATGCCGCGCGCTAACTCCTGAGCTGCCACATATATACGCATGACATTTGTTCCACCGGTTACACCCGCCAGAATCCCTGCTGTAATGACAATCAGATCTCCATCATGGATAAGATCGTTTACTTTGCCTATTGCTATTGCTTCATCGACAAGTTCGTTAATATCGTTACATTGTTTTATATGCAGTGGAATAACCCCATACGATAACGCTAACTGATGGACCACCTTGTGATTGGTTGTTACGGCTATAACCGGTATCTGCGGTTTGTACTTTGAAATCTTTCGTGCAGTATAGCCCGACTGTGTGGCAGTGAGAATACAATCAGCACCTAACGTTTTTGCTGACTCATGCGCTGACAGTGCAATAGCATCGGTAATGGTGGACTTTGTATAAATCTTTTTTTCAGCAATTGCAGCTTTATAGATAAATGTCGTTTCAGCAAATTCGGCAATGCGTGCCATGGTTTGCACTGCTTCCACTGGATACTGCCCAAATGCCGTTTCCCCCGAAAGCATGAGAGCATCGGTCCCATCAAATACAGCATTGGCCACATCGGTTGCCTCTGCCCTCGTTGGTATGGGATTACGTATCATGGAATCCAGCATCTGCGTTGCAGTAATCACCGGAATAGCCTGCTGGTTACATTTTTCAATAATCATCTTTTGTACTATCGGCACCTGTTCAATGGGGATTTCTATACCTAAGTCACCCCTGGCCACCATAATCCCCTGCGAAGAAGCTATAATTTCATCAATATTGGCAACCGCTTCATGCTTTTCAATCTTTGAAATGATGGGTAATGTCCCACCAAATTCTTCCATAATGCTCCTAAGCTGTATTATATCATGAGCACTGCGCACAAATGACAGTGCTATCATGTCAACATCCTGCTTTATGGCAAATTCTAAATCACGTATGTCCTTTTGTGTAATAGAACTGGTCTTTATTGAAGCATTGGGAAGATTAATTCCTTTGTTGTCTTTTAGCTCACCACCCCGTATGACGGTAGTATAGATATCGGTATTGTCCACCTGGTCAACACGTAGTTCAAGCAAACCATCATCAATCAGTATGGTCTGCCCTTTGTTTACTGATTCAGGAAGTTCTTTCAATGAAACGCTAACTGCCACCGAATTGCCCGGGACGCTTCGGGTGGTAAGAATAAATTCCTGCCCCGGCTCTAAGATGACTTTTTCTTTTAATGTACCAATGCGAATTTTTGGCCCCTGAAGGTCAGCCAATATCCCAATGGGAACATGTAACTCTTTTGACACTTCGCGGATGATAGCAATGCGCTGTGCATGTAATTCCTGTGTAGAGTGCGACATATTGAGCCGCGCAACGTTCATGCCGGCTTTGACAAGTTTTATAATCATTTCTTTTGTTTCACTTGTTGGTCCAATGGTACACACTATTTTAGTTTTACGCATATATTTACACCGTTTGTTATTGAATTATGGAAA is part of the Spirochaetota bacterium genome and encodes:
- a CDS encoding exodeoxyribonuclease VII small subunit, translated to MEKKAKKITFEDALEELEAIASKLESGELTLEQSIQYYEKGVELAKFCRQKLEEAERKIEVLQKQPDGTVQKKSVKVKEDTGEIEDDEDIQGSLL
- the xseA gene encoding exodeoxyribonuclease VII large subunit, which translates into the protein MIEKIENHETVYSVSDITGILKQLIESTPQLNGVWVKGEISNLTYHSSGHIYFSLKDEGAVMQAVFFKHANKHLDFRLEEGMSVVVFGGVTVFEKRGSYQFIVYKIRKEGLGELLQKIEKLKEKLHKEGLFAPERKKPLPVLPRRIGVVTSPTGAAIRDIIKVAMRRFPNIEIILAPAKVQGEGAVESIVTGIKELNNPQWGVDVIIAGRGGGSFEDLMAFNEEAVVRAFAYSAVPIISAVGHQIDHPLSDLAADVAAPTPSAAAEIAVPVKAELMAAIDNYTLRMTRRLSMMVQSFANRIMLVTKRRVFQNPMSLVEYYELTLADIENKIQSLMQKRIAETKERVSKVKDLELIIKNRLQNYWHIFMMQASKLEHLSPVSVLKRGYSITLKDSQVISSIKKVQQGDNVRVIVYDGSMQCDVQMVHEEVSFGKKG
- the pyk gene encoding pyruvate kinase; the protein is MRKTKIVCTIGPTSETKEMIIKLVKAGMNVARLNMSHSTQELHAQRIAIIREVSKELHVPIGILADLQGPKIRIGTLKEKVILEPGQEFILTTRSVPGNSVAVSVSLKELPESVNKGQTILIDDGLLELRVDQVDNTDIYTTVIRGGELKDNKGINLPNASIKTSSITQKDIRDLEFAIKQDVDMIALSFVRSAHDIIQLRSIMEEFGGTLPIISKIEKHEAVANIDEIIASSQGIMVARGDLGIEIPIEQVPIVQKMIIEKCNQQAIPVITATQMLDSMIRNPIPTRAEATDVANAVFDGTDALMLSGETAFGQYPVEAVQTMARIAEFAETTFIYKAAIAEKKIYTKSTITDAIALSAHESAKTLGADCILTATQSGYTARKISKYKPQIPVIAVTTNHKVVHQLALSYGVIPLHIKQCNDINELVDEAIAIGKVNDLIHDGDLIVITAGILAGVTGGTNVMRIYVAAQELARGIGFGEGVVHGIIGTSQSVELSPNTIVVTHDIAHIKGTKPKAVITSECSISAPIIHYCREHEIPVIGGIAINEINLKQGQEVTLDILRGTIYQGTVHLPFE